The Punica granatum isolate Tunisia-2019 chromosome 4, ASM765513v2, whole genome shotgun sequence sequence GAATCTCTCAGCCACCCCCCCAAGCTCTCTCTCCCTCATGATTTTCTCgactccctcagctcacccGGACCTTCGGCTCCCACACCGACCTCTTTCTCAGCTCCACGGACGTTTTCCCTCAGCTCACGAACTCTCTCTAAAATCCCTCGGCTAGCTGattcgaaaaaaaaactccCAGCTCGACTTTTCGCCGAGACGGACAGTTCGCCCACGGCCGAGAAAACTCCCAGCTCGACCTCACGCCCGAGACCCGCAGCTCGCCCACGGTCGAAAAACCTCCAGCTCCCTCGCCGAACCCGCAGCTCGAGTCTGCCTCGCCCACGGCTCGGTAaccctctcctcctctctgttttttttcatttttcttctaatCGGGTCCAGTTCTCCGCTGAACAGACAGGCCCGATCCAGAAGCCCAGCGCGGCCCGGTCCAGATTCCCGCGGCCCAATAGCCCAGTGCAGCCCCGCCCAGATCTCCGCGGCCCAACATCCACTCCCAACGACGGCCCAGCAGCAGCCCAGTTAGGCCAGATAGCCTAGTCCGGCCCGATAGCCAGCTCGGCCCAGCAGCCCAATCCACCCGgcgattttattttttgttaattacagaatcacccctcaacttcccgaactaggtaaatccccgacttagtggcatgtttagggctccatttctgaatattaGACCCCGTTTAGATTGAGAGTTAtctgattttaactttaactcaacacactacataacaaaaatacacattttccaattcaaaaattttaactttaactttaactcaacacactacacaacaaaaacacacgttttccaagtcaaatttataatcacatctcatttgtccttttccacaatcaaaatcaaaatcaaaatcaaagtgacTTTTAACTCTAAATTCAAACGGCCCTttaatgcttgcttgatggatatgatgtgaaatcGGCGTTCTTGGGTTgggtgggtgatcggatttgtcccgaactcaattttacgaactttctatttGTCACATTCAGTCCAGACGacgcattttttattttttagaactgccccgaattttaaaattcttttcagccaagtcccagtcattctTATCATCTTtcaatcagtccctgaatttttcataatttttcaaacatcccaaggaactttttgagttgtttcaatttagtccgGGGACCATTTTtcgcccttttcagatctgccccaagttttaaaattcttttcggTCAAGTCCCAGttctttttatcattttccaatcagtccttgaatttttcagaatttttcaaacatCCTAAGGAACTTTttgagttgtttcagtttagtcccgggactttttcgcccttttcagatctgccccaagttttaaaattcttttcggTCAAGTCCCAGTccttttttatcattttctaatgagtccctgaattttccagaattttcaaacATCCCAacaacttttcaagttgtttcagtttagtcctggggccatttttcgcttttttttcagatcagcctgaatgttcaaattcgtttcaagCAAGTCTTGGGACTTTTTTCAGCAATTTTTACACCGTCTCccatttttttgaaattttcaaaccAGTCCCCaaaactttatccgaattttcaaatcagtccctgttattttaaaatcgttcaattcagtccctggacattttctaaaattatccAACCCTtccctacttggatcaccgaccAACAACGTATGTGccatatttaaatattttattcctgtaattatatgtatacaacatgacaatgtgtgttttttaatgttttcccacttccatgaatcggtgtcgttttatcaattccgttaacattatgtttgtgtatgtttgtatgagTTTATCGTGATCATGGTGGTACCGATTGTGTAAAATACATATGTTTGTTGTGCTTGACGTGATAACATGCTCCTGATTCGTGTTTTAAACGCTTTATTTCTTCGCTTTAATCGAaccctcacatgaatcggtaTAATCATACAAACTTGAcctaaaatgaatttttaaatctcAAGATGGTCGGGgattaggattcgcatcggacggtccatcaatggtCGGCTCGACGGTCTGAAACCCGCATATTCAGAGCATTCggcaaaaaattaattaatttaatcaataattccacCGACGGGGTAATAGGgacgttcatgcgattaattaactcaTTTGGCCCCAAtaattttgcatgaattggtaataaaccggtaacacacgtcgataggttgcaaacatgcgttagTGCCCTTCTTCAAAGCTcgtaaaattttataaaacgcGAGACACCtggttcgatgtgacatggatgtttaggaaggacttgcgcgtcttgactcgaggcttcacttgatttcaggaaactcaggtcgggacgtggaaattcttcttagatcactttcggatagattaaccgatcttttgtttgtcatgcggatcgagcccgatcctttagggcacgattcataggggtccaacgccccaatcgtagatcacggggtccaatcctcctaacactgagcgcgcgtcttaatttcaattccaatcttttcaaaccacacggtgagcacgagtggaataataaccgatcGCGAACCGAttgggattcagttgttgtaatttgcattttttattcgagaggacaatgtaaggatttatgtcgtacatttattcatgtaagaatcccggtcgaagagTGATCGAtgggagtgtttcttcgaatttacagtgtcaaaacgcgtaaaatgagcggaacttagttaagcggtaattaaattaaaatggcaaacctagacaagctagagtaccgaaagggcgtgtgggatataggcccacacgtaatagaacccccgataTCGGAATTTTCGGCTTCGtacaagaccattgccttagcatattAGGTGTATCCATACCTCTAGACTTGggcgactcaccggccctcgaccctcgggtcgtaaacaggtagtgacgactctttctcacgtgcgtccgtcgcgcgtccccgggaatgtggacactctcaagccgcgttgcatttaggcgcgcgcatgcgtgccccgacgagattaaaattcgggtgcgcacaattgtaattttttatccCATATACATTATGACTAGcaaagcaaaataaaaataattcaaaccCTGAAAAGCTCAAAGAGAAGGTAgcctaaaaaataaaataacaagggaaaagaaaatgggaaaaaaaggCTTAAAACTTTGAGAATTGGGGTCAAAGGCAAAGTTTTTACTATGTAAAAGAAGCCTATAAATTTAAtgtaagaaaatgaaatgttAAATAAAAGGTATATTTCGTACCactaaatttcatttttatcttaatttttaagtaagCACGATAGAGCTGTGCtagtaaatttgattttattttcgaGGCCAAAGAGAAttttatgctgcgtttggtttcaaagtagaattttaaaattaaattttgattttgaaaaatagtggtataaatggttatgtatgggacccaccttttgactttgtatgagttattttgttttgttatgggtagaattaagttaaagtgtgattttaaaatcacattttgaaccaaacaagccattatagtgtgtttggttttagagttgagttgattttaattttgattttaattagtttataatgattgtgatgttgaattatgagaaaaaaatgtaaaaaagtaataaatagtttaaaaaaactaatgattatattgttgaattgagtaatgaataattgaaagaatttattattaaaaattaaattaaatgtttaaaaaaaaagtaataattgtgttgttgacttttgttgtgtagtgaatagaattaaaaataaagttaaaattttaaaatcgaaTTTAGAAATCAAGCTGCCATTAATTTTTGGCTAGTGGTCGCCGGCGGGTGGAAACAGTCAAAGTCAATTGGACTCTTTTGCCTTTCTTTTCTGTGAGAAAGACATTTGGCACCTCAAATTATCTTATTCACTTTTTTATTGAAATGATATGATATGTGGTGATATCTATTTTTCTTAGACAAATACTAAAGTTTTATTTCTCTATAATTCTTCGATGCGGGACTCTTGCGATCAataggaaaaagagaaaaatctgtaacttatttacatttttagcCTATCTATGATGTGAAGCAGGATTCATATAATTTTGCCTATGTTGATATCACTTCAAAAAACTTATTTTGCAGTTTGTAATGCCGAGGCACAAATTCGTTACTTACTTGGGGATTTGAAACGAGTTCAAATTTGGAGGGACATCTATCATATTCCTTTTAAACTAATGTTTTCAagtagaaaaattattttacttgATATAAAAAGAATCTTTTCACACTGAACAGAATTGGTTCGGCAATTAAGTGGAGTGATACCCTCTTATTATCTTTGTGTCCAATCGTACCGGGCAATGGTGGACCAACCCACTATCCTAGATGAAAAGTCGACATATGAAATTTTATGAGTTTCTAGTGACGACGGTGTCATCCCACTACCTACTAATATAATTCATTATAGGTCCTATACCAAAGGGGCCAAAGCTGCAGTCCAACTTCCTCGATATAAGGCCATGGACAAGTGCCAAATGTCGTTCGCAAAACACCGAACAAAGAGTCAAAAACCCGTATAACAAATGAAACCAGGCAACTACATTAATCGGCTCATGGCTACTCGTGTTCTTCACGTATCGATGCTAGCCATAATCTCCCTGTTCGCCATGGAAGCACAGGCTGCATTGCGATACACCGTGACGAACAATGCGGGGACCACCCCTGGTGGCATGCGCTTCACCAACCAAATCGGGATTCCGTACACTCGACAGACTCTCGCCTCAGCCACCAACTTTATCTGGCAAACCTTTCGCCAGGCCAGTGCGGCTGATCGGAAGAGCGTACAACAGGTATCACTGTTGCATTGTAAACGCGTTTCTCGTGTTACCGGAGACTAGTTCTAGTCCGTGAGTTGATTTTCGAGTCAAGACAGTGATGTATAAAAGCTCTTGATTTCGACAGAGTTAGAACATTTTGTTATGTTGACTTGACAGGTGAGCTTGTTCATTGATAACGTGGGGGGAGTGGCATACACAAGCGGTGACCAGATCCACGTCAGCGCGTCATACCTGGCGGGCTACTCGGGGGACGTGAAGAGCGAGTTCACGGGGGTGGTTTATCACGAGATGGCCCACGTCTGGCAGTCGAACGGGGCAGGCCAAGCCCCTGGAGGGCTGATTGAGGGGATCGCTGACTTTGTGAGGCTCAAGTCTGGGTACGTCCCAGGTCACTGGGTCAAGCCTGGGCAGGGGGACCGGTGGGACCAAGGGTATGACGTCACGGCCCGGTTCTTGAACTACTGCGACGGGCTGAGGAACGGGTTTGTGGCGGAGCTGAACAAGAAGATGAGGACTGGATACAATGTTAGCTTCTTCGCGGAGCTGCTAGGAAAGAGTGTTGATCAGCTTTGGAGTGACTATAAGGCCAAATATGCTCAATAAATTGCATTTGGCTAAGAAACTTAAGGCCAAAAAGAAGGAACTACTTACTGTACTGAAGTGTTTCCATAATCAATAAAACGATTATTATCCGAACGAACGTGTCAGATGATTATGTGGCCATTGTGGTATCGCAATATGCGAATGATGAATAATAAACCTTGATCAAGGATATACGGATTCTG is a genomic window containing:
- the LOC116203257 gene encoding uncharacterized protein LOC116203257, producing MKPGNYINRLMATRVLHVSMLAIISLFAMEAQAALRYTVTNNAGTTPGGMRFTNQIGIPYTRQTLASATNFIWQTFRQASAADRKSVQQVSLFIDNVGGVAYTSGDQIHVSASYLAGYSGDVKSEFTGVVYHEMAHVWQSNGAGQAPGGLIEGIADFVRLKSGYVPGHWVKPGQGDRWDQGYDVTARFLNYCDGLRNGFVAELNKKMRTGYNVSFFAELLGKSVDQLWSDYKAKYAQ